From a single Vitis vinifera cultivar Pinot Noir 40024 chromosome 18, ASM3070453v1 genomic region:
- the LOC100267042 gene encoding abscisic-aldehyde oxidase translates to MEQSESTVNNCLVFAVNGKRFEVSTIHPSTTVLEFLRSHTPFKGPKLSCGEGGCGACVVLLSKYNPVHDQVDDCTVSSCLTLLCSVNGCSITTTEGLGNTKDGFHPIHERFSGFHASQCGFCTPGMCMSLFSALVNAEKTPRPEPPRGFSKLKVSEAETAIAGNLCRCTGYRPIADACKSFAADVDMEDLGFNSFWRKGDSKEVKLSSLPLYNHNDEICTFPQFLKNETRSTLLLDSSRYSWYNPVTIEELQSLLGFVEDGNGTRVKLVVGNTGMGYYKEVESYDKYIDLRHIPEFSTIRRDNTGISIGATITISKAIEALREYNQSGFYSEGDMVYKKIADHMEKVASGFIRNSASLGGNLVMAQRNHFPSDIATVLLAVGSTVNIMNSLKSEELTLEEFLRRPELDSKSILVGVKIPDWDRIMGISSGTEMKLLFETYRAAPRPLGNALPYLNAALMAKVSRCTTSIGIIVSNCQFAFGAYGTKHPIRATKVEEFLTGKVLSVGVLCEAVKLLRGIVVPDDGTSSPAYRSSLAVSFLFEFFSHLVESNAESPDGCVDGYSTLLSPAKQLDHGKISTLLSSAKQEVELNRQYRPVGEPIAKSGAAIQASGEAVYVDDIPSPTNCLHGAFIYGTKPLARVKGIKLNPKSVAAGVSALISFKDIPGENIGCKTMFGTEPLFADDFTRCAGEYIAFVVADTQKHANMAANLAVIDYDMENLEPPILSVEEAVRRSSFFEVPSIISPKQVGDFSRGMAEADHKILSAEIRLGSQYYFYMETQTALAVPDEDNCIVVYSSIQCPENAHTTISRCLGIPEHNVRVITRRVGGGFGGKAMKAIAVATACALAAYKLQRPVRIYMNRKTDMKIAGGRHPMKVTYSVGFKSNGKITALHVDILINAGMGVDISPAMPMLMVGALKKYDWGAFSFDIKVCKTNHLSKSAMRAPGEVQATFISEAVIEHVASTLSMDVDSVRSGNLHTFNSLNFFFEGCAGEPVEYTLPLIWDKLATSSSFKERTDMVKQFNMCNKWQKRGISRVPIVHEISLKATPGKVSILSDGSVAVEVGGIELGQGLWTKVKQMTAFALSSIGCDGMGDFLEKVRVIQSDTLSLIQGGLTTASTTSECSCEAIRLCCNMLVKRLTPIKERLQEQMGSVEWGTLILQAQSQAVNLSASSYYVPDFSSFQYLNYGAAVSEVEVNLLTGQTTILQSDIIYDCGQSLNPAVDLGQIEGAFVQGIGFFMLEEYTTNSDGLVVTEGTWTYKIPTIDTIPKQFNVEVLNSGHHKNRVLSSKASGEPPLLLAVSVHCATRAAIREARQQLLSWTGLTKCDSTFQLEVPATMPVVKELCGLENVESYLQSLLS, encoded by the exons ATGGAGCAGTCTGAATCAACTGTAAACAACTGTCTGGTTTTTGCTGTTAATGGAAAGAGGTTTGAGGTCTCCACCATCCACCCTTCCACTACCGTGCTTGAGTTCTTGCGTTCTCACACTCCTTTCAAAGGTCCCAAGCTCAGCTGCGGTGAAG GTGGTTGTGGTGCTTGTGTTGTTCTACTGTCCAAGTATAACCCTGTGCATGACCAGGTGGATGATTGTACGGTGAGTTCATGTCTTACCCTGCTTTGTAGTGTAAATGGATGTTCAATTACAACAACTGAAGGCCTTGGGAACACGAAAGATGGATTCCACCCAATTCATGAAAGGTTCTCTGGATTCCATGCTTCTCAGTGTGGCTTTTGTACTCCTGGAATGTGCATGTCACTCTTCTCGGCTCTTGTCAATGCTGAGAAAACCCCCCGGCCAGAGCCCCCTAGGGGATTCTCCAAGCTGAAAGTTTCTGAAGCTGAAACGGCTATTGCAGGAAATCTCTGCCGCTGTACTGGATACCGGCCCATTGCTGATGCCTGTAAAAGTTTTGCAGCAGATGTTGATATGGAGGATTTGGGGTTTAATTCCTTTTGGAGAAAGGGAGATAGTAAAGAAGTGAAACTAAGCAGCTTACCCCTGTATAACCATAATGATGAGATCTGTACATTTCCTCAGTTCTTGAAAAATGAAACTAGGTCTACATTGCTTTTAGACTCTAGTAGATATTCCTGGTATAATCCTGTTACCATTGAGGAACTTCAAAGCTTATTGGGTTTTGTTGAGGATGGAAATGGGACTCGGGTTAAATTAGTGGTTGGTAACACTGGTATGGGTTATTACAAGGAAGTGGAAAGCTACGACAAATATATTGATCTAAGACATATCCCTGAATTCTCAACGATTAGAAGGGATAATACCGGGATAAGCATTGGAGCAACTATAACAATATCTAAAGCTATTGAAGCTCTAAGGGAATACAACCAAAGTGGATTTTACTCAGAAGGAGACATGGTCTATAAAAAAATTGCTGACCATATGGAAAAAGTTGCTTCAGGGTTCATCCGGAACTCAGCTAGTTTAGGTGGAAATCTGGTGATGGCACAAAGGAATCATTTCCCCTCCGACATTGCTACAGTACTTCTTGCAGTAGGTTCAACTGTAAATATAATGAATAGTCTCAAAAGCGAAGAGCTTACATTGGAGGAGTTCTTAAGAAGGCCAGAGTTAGATTCGAAAAGTATACTTGTAGGCGTCAAAATCCCAGATTGGGATCGGATTATGGGCATTTCTTCAGGGACCGAGATGAAGTTACTGTTTGAAACTTATCGAGCTGCACCACGGCCGTTAGGAAATGCATTGCCCTATTTAAATGCTGCTTTAATGGCTAAAGTTTCTCGCTGTACAACTTCTATTGGCATTATTGTAAGTAACTGTCAGTTTGCTTTTGGTGCTTATGGGACAAAACATCCAATAAGAGCGACAAAAGTTGAAGAATTTTTAACTGGAAAAGTGCTAAGTGTTGGTGTTCTATGTGAGGCTGTTAAATTACTTAGAGGCATTGTGGTACCTGATGATGGCACTTCAAGTCCAGCTTATAGGTCAAGCTTGGCTGTCAGTTTTCTTTTTGAGTTCTTTAGCCATTTGGTTGAGTCTAATGCTGAATCACCTGATGGCTGTGTGGATGGATATAGTACTTTGCTGTCTCCTGCAAAGCAGTTAGATCATGGTAAAATCTCAACCTTGCTATCTTCTGCAAAGCAGGAAGTGGAATTGAACAGACAGTATCGTCCAGTTGGTGAGCCAATTGCAAAGTCTGGGGCTGCCATCCAAGCTTCTG GGGAGGctgtttatgtggatgacattccCTCTCCAACAAATTGCCTACATGGGGCTTTCATTTATGGTACAAAGCCTTTGGCTCGAGTAAAGGGTATCAAACTTAACCCCAAATCAGTGGCAGCTGGAGTCAGTGCActtatttcttttaaagataTCCCAGGGGAGAACATAGGCTGTAAAACTATGTTTGGTACTGAACCTTTATTTGCAGATGATTTTACCCGATGTGCTGGAGAGTATATTGCTTTTGTG GTTGCAGACACACAGAAACATGCAAATATGGCTGCAAACCTTGCAGTGATCGATTATGACATGGAAAATCTGGAACCACCCATTTTATCGGTAGAAGAGGCTGTTAGGAGATCTAGCTTTTTTGAGGTTCCTTCCATCATTAGCCCAAAACAGGTTGGTGATTTCTCTAGAGGAATGGCTGAAGCAGATCACAAGATTCTCTCTGCTGAG ATCAGACTTGGGTCACAGTATTATTTCTATATGGAGACACAAACTGCCCTTGCAGTTCCCGATGAAGACAACTGCATTGTGGTTTACAGTTCAATACAATGCCCTGAAAATGCACATACTACGATTTCGAGATGTCTTGGTATTCCTGAACACAATGTCCGTGTGATCACAAGAAGGGTTGGAGGTGGTTTTGGTGGAAAGGCCATGAAAGCAATTGCT GTAGCTACAGCATGTGCACTTGCAGCATACAAATTACAACGCCCTGTCCGGATATATATGAATCGCAAAACTGACATGAAAATAGCTGGAGGAAGACATCCAATGAAAGTAACCTACAGTGTAGGGTTCAAATCGAATGGAAAGATTACTGCCTTACACGTTGATATATTAATCAACGCAGGAATGGGTGTAGATATAAGCCCAGCTATGCCTATGCTCATGGTTGGTGCccttaaaaaatatgattggggtgctttttcttttgatataaaGGTTTGCAAAACAAACCATTTGTCTAAATCAGCAATGCGTGCTCCTGGGGAGGTACAAGCTACATTTATATCTGAAGCTGTAATTGAACATGTCGCATCTACTCTTTCCATGGATGTGGACTCTGTGAGAAGCGGAAACCTCCACACTTTCAACAgcctcaattttttctttgagGGCTGTGCTGGTGAACCTGTGGAGTACACTTTACCTTTAATCTGGGATAAGTTGGCTACTTCTTCAAGTTTTAAAGAAAGGACTGATATGGTAAAGCAGTTTAATATGTGCAATAAATGGCAGAAAAGGGGTATTTCTCGAGTACCAATTGTgcatgaaatttcattaaaagcaaCTCCAGGGAAAGTAAGCATTCTTAGCGATGGATCTGTTGCTGTGGAAGTTGGGGGGATTGAGTTGGGGCAGGGACTGTGGACAAAGGTGAAACAGATGACTGCATTTGCCCTCAGTTCAATTGGATGTGATGGAATGGGAGACTTCTTGGAGAAAGTAAGGGTCATACAATCAGATACCCTAAGTTTAATACAGGGGGGGTTGACTACTGCAAGCACTACATCAGAGTGCAGCTGTGAAGCTATTAGACTCTGCTGCAATATGTTGGTTAAAAGACTGACTCCTATCAAGGAGAGATTGCAGGAGCAAATGGGTTCTGTTGAATGGGGCACATTGATTCTTCAG GCACAAAGTCAAGCTGTGAACTTATCAGCAAGTTCTTACTATGTCCCTGACTTTTCTTCCTTTCAATACCTAAACTATGGTGCAGCAGTGAGTGAG GTGGAGGTAAATCTTCTCACTGGACAAACCACAATTTTGCAATCTGATATTATATATGACTGTGGTCAGAGTCTCAACCCTGCTGTGGATTTAGGACAG ATAGAAGGAgcttttgttcaaggaattGGGTTTTTTATGCTCGAGGAGTACACAACTAATTCAGATGGACTGGTGGTCACCGAAGGCACATGGACTTACAAGATCCCAACAATCGACACAATACCCAAGCAGTTCAATGTTGAGGTACTGAACAGCGGACATCATAAAAATCGTGTTCTTTCTTCTAAAG